A stretch of DNA from Patescibacteria group bacterium:
TTCCTGGGGCAAGATTATCCGCCAAACTCATCTGGACGAACTGCCACAATTAATCAACATTTTCAAAGGCGAAATGAGCTTTATCGGTCCTCGGCCGGAAAGACCTGAATTTGTCAAAGAATTAGAAGAAAAAATCCAGTTTTATTCTTTAAGGCATTTAATCAAACCCGGCTTGACCGGTTGGGCCCAGATTAATTATCCTTATGGCGCCTCAATTGAAGATGCCAAAAATAAGCTTGAGTTTGATCTGTTTTATCTGAAAAACCGGTCCTTATTCTTGGACCTTAAAATCTTGATTAAAACTTTCAGGTTTTTGTTTATTAATCTGTCTCGGGCTTGAGCCAAAAAAAGATTTAACATTATCTTGGACAAAAAGCCAACCGGCAATTAAAATCACAACCAACTGGCGCAGACGCAAAAGCAAAACCAAGCTTAAAGCAGTAGAGTCGCTGATTCCCAAAGAAGCGCCGGCAAGAAAAGCGCCGACTTCGCCAAAGCCAATCCCGCCAAAAACCGGCACGCTGTTAAAAAAGTTAATGGCCAAATAAAACATCGCCACCATTAAAAAATCTGACCAGACTCCAAGAAAAAGCAAGACCAGCCAGATCTGGGCTAGCTCCCAAACAAATCCCAGAATTGAAACCAGAAAACTTTTAACTAAATAAGTTTTTGACTCTTTAAGGAAAAACGAAATGCCATAATCAAAAAGCTTGATGTCTTCAAGCGTTTTTTCATCGGTATAGCAAACCACTGGGTTAACTGAACAAATTTTTTTAACGATCATTTCAGAAAACCAACCGCGCTGGAAAAATTTTCTCAAGAGCAAAATTAAAAAAGCAATAAACAAAACCATACCCGAACCAAAGATAAGCAAAGAGTGGTGCTGAAAACCAACAAGAGCAACATAAGCAAGCAGGCCGGCGCCAAAGAAGATATTGACAAACAAAACCGCGAAATAATCAAAAAACACCGAAGCAAAAGCGGCCGGAGTGGAAACTTCGGTTTTTTTTAATCTAATGGCTTTATAAGTTTCTCCGGAAACCTCAAAAGACGGGAAAATCAAAGAGATTGCCGCGGACCGAAAAACTAAACCAAGCAAATTTGCCAAAGACTTTTTGTAGCCATAACCGCGTAAAATCAGCTGCCAGCGCCAAGCCGCTAATCCCAAAACTAAAAAAACAAAGCCGAAAATTGCCGCCAGATTAAGCCAAAAAACCGAACTGATAGCTTTAATTATCTGATTAAAATCAGCGTACCAAAAAAGCAGGATAAAAAGAGACAAACCTAAAACTGCCAGCAAAACAAAAACAATCCGGTTAAAAACCCGACTGGAAAACCAGGCTTGGATTTTCTTAATCAACAAAAATATTTTCCTTAACATAATCTAAAAATTCCGGCTGAGAATTCTGCTTAAGCCAATACCACCATTCGATCCCCCAAAAATAAATTCGTTTAATCCGGGTTTTCCGAGCATACTCAAGATAATCAACAAATCGGTTAAAATCAAGCTCGGCAAACTGGTCTTCCGAAGACGTCTCGACTATCGGTTTATCCAGCCACGGCTCAAGCTGAAACTCTGTTACCATTATATCTTTTTTGAAAAATAAATTAAAAGCTTTGGCTTTGGTTTGGTAAAAAAGCGGCGGCAAAGGATAGTCTAAGCCAATCCGGGTAAACGGCAAAGAAACAAAAAACCGACGATAAACTGAAAAACCGACAATATCTCCGTAAATAAAGGACCTTAACCAGCTGTCTAATTCCCCGCTTGAAGTTACCACGATTGGTTTTGATGAAATTGATTTAATCGCGGCTAATTCTTTTTTGTAAAAATCTTTATCATAAGCCGGACATTTCCCATAAGCTAAAAACGGCTCATTCTCCACCTGCCAAAACTCTAAGGCGGACGAGTCTTTATACCTTGCCCCAATCAAAGAGATTAATTCTAAAATTTGTTCCTGCTGATTTTGACGACTTAACCCCGCAGCCCAATCAGGATAATGGCATTCAGGCCAGCGAGGCACTTTTTCTCCTAAAATTAAAGTAATCTTTGCCTGCCTTCTTTCTGTTTCCTGAATCTGGAAATCAAGTTCGGAAAAATCATACTCGTCTTTTTGCTTCTCAATCCTGTCCCAGTAAGCAATAACTCTTAAATATTTTGGCTTCAAATCATCTAAAATTTCTAAATAAAGCTGATTCGGCTCAAAACCAAACTCCTCTGCTTGCTTATAAGAATAAACAATTCCCGGTTCAAGAATCACTGGCTGGGAATAGTAAAAGCCGAGAAAAAAACTCGGCAAACCAAACACCAGCCACATCAAAACCGAAACAATGCCGCTGAAAAACTCGATCATTGAAGATATTATACCACCTATTAAAATAGATTTTAAAATCTAATAAAGTCTCACTTCCTTAATTAAGAAAACTAAAATCTCTCCGGTTTTAAACAGGAGAGATTTTAGGGATTAACTGCCAGCCCGGCTTAATTAGCTTGTTCTCTGGCCAGCATAATTTTCTTTTTCCAGTAAACCCGTCTGCCCAGCTGAAATCCAGAAAGCGACAAGGCGCCGGCAATTCCAGTAATCAAAGCAGTGATTGCGCTGACATCAGCGCCGGTATCAACTGCTGCGGCACCCAAAACCTGGCCTTGCTTGACCACCCAAACATTGGCAGTGTCAGAAACCTGGGAGGCGTTATTGCCAGAACCATAACCAGTATTAACTAACTGGGTCAAGCTCTGGGTGAAAAAAGCATTTGGTTCCAGTCTGGCCCGAAACTTAACTGTTTTAGTCTGGTTGGGTAAAAGATTGCCCAAATAAATCCCAGCTGAGGAAATAATTCCGTCTGGCGCCGCCACTCCATCTATGGTGGTGCTACCAGAAATATAAACTAAACCCGCGGGCAAACTGTCGCGCAGATAAACATTCTCAGCCGAGCTGGCGCCATAAGCAGTAATTGCCAGAGAAAATTCCACTTCCCGGCCCGGAATCATATAAAGGTTTTCATAATAATTAATTGAAGTGGTAATTGCCGGATCTCGGGCCAATTTACTGATAGACAAAGTTACTGGCACAGATTCTTGAATCACATAAGCAGTCACCGAATCAGACGCTGAACCATAACTATTTGAGCAAGTAATTGTATAAACATAGGTACCGACGCCAACATTATTTCTTGACTCTGAACCAGACAAACCCTTTGAACCAAACCAGGCATTGCCAGCAGAACAAATATTAGCATTAGTGCTGGTCCAGGATAAAGTGTAATAAGCCGGAGCGGTCAAAGTAATCGCGCCATCCTGACCGTTAATCTTTAAATCAACAGTCGGATAAACGATCTGGGAGCTAACATTAACAGTTACCGAATCAGTAGCAGAACCAACTGAATTGGAGCAAGTAATCGTGTAAGTATAACTGCCTTGAGAAACATTATTTCTTGACTCTGAACCGTTAATTGCTTTTGAACCAGACCAAGAGCCAGAAGCAGAACAAGTTTCAGCATTGGCGCTGGTCCAAGACAAAGTATAATCAGCTGGAGCGGTTAAGCTAACCGGACCATCAGAACCGTTAGCTTTAATATCAACTGTTGGAGGCTGAATTGATGGAGGAACATAAGAAAAAGCAATGAAAAAATCATTAAAATCTAAATCTCCGGACCATTCAGGAGAATCGCCCCAACACTGCCAAGAAATCACTGGTTCGCCTTCTAGGTTATTATTCACCCAGTTTACTTGATTGGAAACATCTATAATCGCATAATAACCGCCATTGCCATTAGGCAAACCGCTGCCGCATCGATTACCAGACTTGAGATCGTCCCAACCAACTACTGGACCGTCAACATCTTCAATATAAATCCCAACTTGATCGCCTTGATAAACATCTAAACCAGTATCAATAATCTTTTTGTCTCCAGAAAGAGAAAGGGTTTTGATGTTAACCCCGTCTCGGGTTAATTTAATGGTTGTGCCAAATCCTGCGCCATAAGTGCTATAAAACAAACGCAGTTCTCCGGCTTTGGGCATTGGGCCAAAAGCCGAGCCATTGGCATGATAGGAATAACCTAGAGCAGATAGCGGAACAACCAATAAACCCAGCACAATCCCAGAGAGAACAAACAAGCTGATTTTAGAGTTGAAAAGCTGTTTGATTTTTTGATAAATTTTTTTCATTTTTATAAGTCAATAATAACTTATTATACCATATTTTAACTACCCGGTCAAGAAGGTATAGGGGGCTTAAATTCTCGTTCCGGAGAATCGGAAAAACCGATAAGCAGTTATCGGTTTTTCCACCTATCGCCGATGCAACCTTTGGTTACATAACGGCGATTTCCTCGCCTACGCTCGGAATCGGAAAAACCGATAAGCAGTTATCGGTTTTTCCACCAACTGGTTTGCATCCAATAAACATTAGCTCCATGAGGAGGATAATTTTGGGCGCTGCCATCAAACGGTACATACCGACCAACGTCTTTTTGAGCATTATAGTACCAGTTTCCCCAATTATCTTTGCCCATAATTTCTTGCTTGGCATAAGCATTGGCCTTTTCGCTCAAAGTATTAACCCGATTTCTAATCTCTTCCATCCGTTCAGCCCCATGACCAAGAAAATTATTGATTTTAGCTAATTCCTGACAACGTTCTTTATTTTGCTTGAAATCAGATTCTTTATTGCAAAGGGCTTTTTCCTGGTTCTGATAAGCTCTTTTAGTTTGGAAATATTCTGCTTTCCACTGTAGCCTCAACTCCCTTTCTCTTTGTTTATTCAATTTCTCCGCCCTTTTTAAAGCAATTGCCTCTTCAACTGTTTTTCCGCCCTTTTTGGCCTCGACAGAAAACGGCACCAAGCTAAAAGCTGTCAAGATAAAAAAAGCGATTAAAATCTGTTTAGTTTTCATAAGGTCTTTATAATTTAATTTCTTTAATAATAGCATAAAAACATTCCTGCGTCAATAGAGGTGGCGCAGTTTTACTCCAAGCTAAAGTTTTAAATGATAATTCCTTTTATAAATGACTAATCACTTGCCTGCTGATGGCTTGTCCTGTTTAGCAATGACTTCATTTCCTAACTGGCGGAGGGTACAGGACTCGAACCTGTAAGGGCTTTCGCCCACGGCTTTTCGAGAGCCGCGCAATTGCCAATTCTGCCAACCCTCCAAAGTTTAACTTAATTTTAATTCTGTTCTTATTCTACCAATTTCTTTTTCAACTTGCTCGGGAATATAAATCGGTCTTAAATGCTGGCTGGGAAAATTAAACTCTGTTTTTGAAAAAACAATTCCTTGGGCTGGCTGACGCAGATAAGAGTCCAAAACTTTAGTTTTAACCTTGAAAACGCAGGACTTAAAATGCTTAACCGGATAAAACGGGTCAGCTAAAATTACCTTGTTATCCTCTTTGCCAAAAACAGAGACAACATGAGTGCCAGCGTCAAAATCCTGATATTGGCCGTCAAGCAAAACTTTAGGCCCTGACCCGGAATAATCAACTCCCTTATTTTCAAACAACTGCTCTAAAGTAAAGCGATTATTAACTGATAAAATAATCCCTGCTTTTTTATTGCCCATTTGTTCAAACAGCCATTCAACTGAAGGAAAATCAACCAAAGCTTGCCCTTTTAAATCAAAAAGTTTTAAAAAAGCAATCGCCGCATGATAATAAGCTTCGCTGGTTTTAGTAATCACTCGCCAGCCCTGATCATAAGGCGCTGACTGGTTAGTTTTGCCTTCAAAATGGAACGGCAGCATCAGTTGGTAAAAATCAGCCACTTTAAACTGGGTTTTTTCATTATCATTGCCAAAAACCCTTTTCTCCAAAACAAAGTTAATGCCCGTTGCTAAAGCGCTGGCCAAGCAAAGCTTAGCTCCAAGAGAATGGCCAGAAGCGGCTTTTAAAATATTCAGGGAATCCGGGCGCGGCACGGAAAAAAACTCGTCCAAAACCTGATGAGTTGATTCAGCTGACTGTAGCTGACTGATACAAAAATTTTCCAAGCTTTCTTCTAGGGCTAAATCCATCTGACAATTTTATTTTTTCTAAGCTTTGATTGTCCTTCTGTTTTAACAGCTCATTATCACACTAAGCCCCGAGCGAGGCGACTAATTCAATGTGGTGGACCTACGGGGAGTCGAACCCCGGACTCATCCATGCCATGGATGCGTGTTACCACTATACCATAGGCCCGTTGCCAAGAAATTCTTGGTCAATCACCTGAATGCCTGCCATTATATCATTGTAAACTTCAGCTGAAAAGTACTCTGTTTTACAAGTGCCTTTGTAGTTGTTTTTTCTTGAAGAGATATTTTTTGTTCTCGGATCTTTTTGGGTTTTGTAAAACTGGGTTTTGGGAATTTTAGTCAGCCGGCCCCAAAACAGCTCCAGCTTTTTCGCGCTTTGGTCAGCCCGGCAAAAAATTGTCACCCTAAATTTGGTTTTGTCTATCTGATAAGACTGGTTTAAGAGCTTTAAAAATAAACTAATTATCTTCGGATTAGAACTGCTTAACATCAAGGAGCTGCGCCGGCTCAAACTGCCTTGGGAAAAATAAAGAACTATCAAAGCCAGCTTAGCAACCTGATTGTTTCTTAACAGAGCTTTGGAGAATAAGTTGTTTCTAAAAAGCGAGTTTAGATATTCCTGGCGCCTTTTTTTATTTGCCTCAAGCGCGGCCAACCGGTTCTGGCTGGCAATCTGCTTGATTTTCCGATAATATTCCTTGGGCAAAGCAATGCCTTGGCACCAATAAGATAAAGTGCTTTTAGGGATTTCTTTTTTGAGTATCTGGCAGATCTCGGTATAAGTTTTGCCTTGGCGCCGCAGCTTAACCACCTGCTTTTTTAGTTCAGCTTGGACCATTTAATTTTATTGTAATCTTGAAGTTGTCAATGTTCAAGTTGTCAGTTCAGTTAAAAAATAAGCGGTTTTAAGCTATAATAAACTTGCCCCCCGTAGTTTAATGGATAAAACAGGTCCGTCCTAAGGACAAGCTGGGAGTTCGATTCTTCCCGGGGGGACTATGTTAATTAAATCTCCAATTCCCAATTTCTAATTTCCAAATAAATTCAAAATTACTGAAATTCAAAAAATATTTTTAAATTTTAGATTCTAAATTAATCTTGGGGCAGTAAAAAACGGCTCTGCGAGCCGCCTGAATTTTATTCTACCGCTTTAAAAGTTTTTTCGCTTTGGGATGTTTTGAGACAATTTTAAAAATATTCTCTGAAACTTTTTCCGGTTTTTGTTCACCATCAACAATATAAATATGTTTGGGAAATTTTTTTGCCAGCCATTGATAAGTCTGCCAAACTTGCTTTTTTTGCTTTTCTTTTTCAAAAAGCTGGAGCTCAAATCTTTCTTGGCTGATTCTTTTAAAACATTCCTTGGGAGAAACTTTTAACAAAATCGTAATATCCGGCAGAAAACAATATCGGTGCAGGCCTAACAGCCAATTTTTGTCAACATTAATAGAACCAAAGGCAACTGTTGACCATAAATACCGGTCAGAGATTAAAATGCTGCTATTTTTTAAGATTGGCGCAATTTCTCTGTCTAAATGATGTATCCGGTCAGCAACAAAAAGCAACTGAAGGCCTGCTGGAGACAATTGGTGAATCCCGGTTAGCGCTCCTCTGATTAAGCCGCCAATAATATTATCAGTTGGTTCTTTAGTGATAAAAACTTTTTTAACGGATTTTTTAAACAGCTCTCTTAGCAAATTAGCTTGGGTGGTTGCTCCGGAACCATCTAAACCCTCGATGTCAATAAACAACCCGGGATAGGGGTTGGACTTTAAAAGAATCTCTGCTTTTTTCTTTGCCATTTTGCCTCAATTGCTTCAATTATTCGATAGAACAGCCTGTCAAATGACCGGGTTAATTTTTGAGATTTTCCGCCAGAGGCGGATTCGCCTTTGGCGAAGATTTTTGATTTAATCTATAATCTCAATTCCCATGCTTCTGGCAGTGCCGGCAATGATTTTTTTTGCTTGGTCCAGATCTCTGGCATTCAAGTCTTCCATTTTTTTCTCGGCAATTTCGGCCAACTGCTTTTGGCTGATTTTGCCAACTTTTTTCTTGTTCGGCACGCCCGAACCCTTTTCCGCGCCAACTGCTTTTCTTAACAGATCCGAAGCCGGCGGAGTTTTCATAATAAAATCAAAGCTCCGGTCTTCATAGATTGTAATCACCACCGGGACAATCTCATTGCCACGATCTTGGGTGGCGGCATTGAATTTATTGACAAAATCGCCAATATTAACCCCGTGCTGGCCCAGAGCCGGACCCAAAGGCGGCGCCGGCGTCGCTTTGCCGGCCGGAATCTGAAGTTTAAGTTTTGTTTTAACCTGCTTCATAGATTTATTCAGTGATTAGTTATCTGTAATCAGTTATCTGTTTTCGATAAATACTTTATATAACCATAAATTCTTTTCATCAGCACAGTATACTGTTCGACTATTATAGCAATTTCTTCTTTCTTGACAAAGCCCTTTTCCCAACAGCAACTCAAATTTCCTTTTGTTTCTTCGGCTTCAGCTATGGCAATATTTCTAAGGATATGTGTTTTATTTTTTATGCTCCGCTTTGAGTATGCTTCAGCTATATTATTAGCGACTGCCGATGACGATCTTCTCAGTTGATCAACGCTTCTATATTTTTCATCTTTGGGAAATCCTTGTGTTATTTTATAAACTTCTATTTCTAGATTCTTTGCTAATTGATAAATCTCTAAATTTTCTAATCCTATAGGCATTATTACCACTTACTGATCACTGATCACTAATTACTAATTACTGATTACTGATTACTGATTACTAATTACTAATCACAGCTTCTTAATTTGTAAAAAATCCAGCTCGACCGGAGTTTCCCGGCCAAACATAGAGACCATCACCTTAACCTTGCCTTTTTCTTTATCTACCTCGCTTAATTTGCCTTCTTGGTCTTTAAACGGGCCATCAACAACCCTGACTAGGTCTCCGGGTTCGGCATCCATAACAAACTCTGGTTCGCCGGCTTCAATCTGCTTCAAGATATTGTCCATCTCGGCTTTATCAACCGGGATCGGGGTAATGCCCGAACC
This window harbors:
- a CDS encoding lysylphosphatidylglycerol synthase transmembrane domain-containing protein, whose translation is MLRKIFLLIKKIQAWFSSRVFNRIVFVLLAVLGLSLFILLFWYADFNQIIKAISSVFWLNLAAIFGFVFLVLGLAAWRWQLILRGYGYKKSLANLLGLVFRSAAISLIFPSFEVSGETYKAIRLKKTEVSTPAAFASVFFDYFAVLFVNIFFGAGLLAYVALVGFQHHSLLIFGSGMVLFIAFLILLLRKFFQRGWFSEMIVKKICSVNPVVCYTDEKTLEDIKLFDYGISFFLKESKTYLVKSFLVSILGFVWELAQIWLVLLFLGVWSDFLMVAMFYLAINFFNSVPVFGGIGFGEVGAFLAGASLGISDSTALSLVLLLRLRQLVVILIAGWLFVQDNVKSFFGSSPRQINKQKPESFNQDFKVQE
- the tmk gene encoding dTMP kinase yields the protein MAKKKAEILLKSNPYPGLFIDIEGLDGSGATTQANLLRELFKKSVKKVFITKEPTDNIIGGLIRGALTGIHQLSPAGLQLLFVADRIHHLDREIAPILKNSSILISDRYLWSTVAFGSINVDKNWLLGLHRYCFLPDITILLKVSPKECFKRISQERFELQLFEKEKQKKQVWQTYQWLAKKFPKHIYIVDGEQKPEKVSENIFKIVSKHPKAKKLLKR
- the rplK gene encoding 50S ribosomal protein L11, encoding MKQVKTKLKLQIPAGKATPAPPLGPALGQHGVNIGDFVNKFNAATQDRGNEIVPVVITIYEDRSFDFIMKTPPASDLLRKAVGAEKGSGVPNKKKVGKISQKQLAEIAEKKMEDLNARDLDQAKKIIAGTARSMGIEIID
- a CDS encoding four helix bundle protein, with the protein product MPIGLENLEIYQLAKNLEIEVYKITQGFPKDEKYRSVDQLRRSSSAVANNIAEAYSKRSIKNKTHILRNIAIAEAEETKGNLSCCWEKGFVKKEEIAIIVEQYTVLMKRIYGYIKYLSKTDN